Proteins encoded by one window of Aspergillus puulaauensis MK2 DNA, chromosome 4, nearly complete sequence:
- a CDS encoding uncharacterized protein (COG:P;~EggNog:ENOG410PFFZ;~InterPro:IPR018028,IPR029062,IPR011614,IPR043156, IPR041399,IPR024712,IPR037060,IPR020835;~PFAM:PF00199;~go_function: GO:0004096 - catalase activity [Evidence IEA];~go_function: GO:0020037 - heme binding [Evidence IEA];~go_process: GO:0006979 - response to oxidative stress [Evidence IEA];~go_process: GO:0055114 - oxidation-reduction process [Evidence IEA]) → MDRLAIARGPEDAADVSDNQKLLDLAEDTVDINAESNMTTDAGASILPKRQRNYERSSHIVVPVDAVEKIQHFNGERIPERAVYARGTGAFGNFRLIQSAEDVTMAGILCDMSRTTPVFARFSNLTGSAGSSDTCRDVRGFAVKMYTTEGNWDMLCQNIPVSPVRDGDDFSDFSEFNAPGLDASCLKTTVHSIKPEPHTGLSYGHLGHNNFWDFVTLHPESVHMALWLMSDHGIPRSYRMMKGFGVHTFTTVNKQAQRHYVRFQWIPTLGTRFLHPDEAVKLAGHDPDYYRRDLRVSIANKCYPKWNLAIQAIPETEAGDMEFDIFDPTRVWPEDRVPLRIIGVVELNHNVDEMFSQVEQAAFRPTNLVPGMGISPEPLLQYRALAYADAQARRVGSNVAELPVNRPCCPVLNHNRDGEMRLRITRGSVNYWPNRFWACPPDSNSLPTSRESTGPKLRDHHTETPTDNRLDSDQLKSFINSLDDIERKHITASLTLSLGYCDDPTVPERFLNQQMVKIDQDIARCIAEALGVELQNIHRPAEAQEHQTAHLKTLPSVINNHSRSLRVAVFVDNGYDKDDLEAGISSLQAAGCFTYVISSTPAKVFHAGADPIHSTGLRPDHSFLTRQSTEFDGLFVPGGLHIYELARKPSVRSWVSETFWHFKPIGITGNAVKLVRDALSTVPDIELATDDTTTVDWYGIVSTIEKVRPYSVLDVAASHPRSDFVCLFHNRICERSIRQRERKFGYLL, encoded by the exons ATGGATCGTTTAGCTATTGCGCGAGGCCCGGAAGATGCTGCAGACGTCTCGGACAACCAAAAGCTGTTAGATCTGGCGGAAGACACGGTTGATATCAACGCAGAGAGTAATATGACTACAGACGCTGGTGCCTCTATTCTACCTAAGCGGCAGAGAAATTACGAAAGATCAAGCCACATAGTGGTGCCTGTTGATGCTGTAGAAAAG ATTCAACATTTCAATGGCGAGCGAATACCAGAAAGAGCAGTATATGCCCGTGGGACGGGTGCTTTTGGGAATTTTCGACTCATTCAGAGTGCTGAGGATGTCACGATGGCTGGCATCCTATGCGACATGTCACGGACTACGCCGGTCTTCGCTCGTTTCTCCAATCTGACCGGATCTGCAGGATCCTCTGATACCTGTCGAGATGTGCGGGGATTTGCCGTCAAGATGTATACCACCGAGGGCAACTGGGATATGCTGTGCCAGAATATCCCTGTTTCTCCTGTCCGAGATGGCGACGATTTCTCTGATTTCAGTGAGTTCAACGCTCCCGGACTTGATGCTTCATGTCTAAAGACAACAGTCCATAGCATAAAGCCGGAGCCTCATACGGGACTATCGTATGGGCATCTGGGACACAATAACTTTTGGGACTTTGTTACTTTGCACCCGGAATCTGTTCATATGGCACTATGGCTGATGTCCGACCACGGCATACCGCGGTCATACCGTATGATGAAAGGGTTCGGAGTGCATACGTTTACGACGGTTAACAAGCAGGCTCAACGTCATTATGTTCGGTTTCAGTGGATTCCTACGCTAGGAACTAGATTTCTGCACCCTGACGAGGCAGTgaagctggctggccatGACCCTGACTATTACCGCCGCGACCTCCGAGTGTCTATTGCCAACAAATGCTATCCTAAGTGGAATCTGGCCATCCAGGCTATTCCAGAGACCGAGGCCGGGGATATGGAATTCGACATTTTTGATCCTACTCGGGTTTGGCCAGAGGACAGAGTACCCCTTCGCATCATAGGGGTTGTGGAGTTGAACCATAATGTCGACGAGATGTTCTCGCAGGTTGAACAGGCGGCGTTCCGTCCAACAAATCTGGTGCCTGGGATGGGGATATCGCCTGAACCTCTGCTCCAGTATCGGGCACTGGCCTACGCTGATGCCCAGGCCAGGCGCGTGGGTAGCAACGTCGCTGAACTTCCGGTCAACCGTCCGTGCTGTCCTGTTCTGAACCACAATCGAGACGGCGAGATGCGGCTTCGTATTACTAGAGGGAGTGTGAACTACTGGCCTAATAGATTCTGGGCTTGTCCCCCGGATTCTAATTCTCTGCCGACATCAAGAGAAAGCACAGGGCCGAAGCTCAGAGACCACCATACGGAAACTCCCACGGACAATAGATTGGATTCGGATCAATTGAAGTCGTTTATTAACTCGCTTGACGATATAGAAAGGAAGCATATTACTGCCAGTTTGACCCTCAGCCTAGGATATTGCGATGACCCAACAGTCCCAGAACGCTTTTTGAATCAACAAATGGTCAAAATTGATCAGGACATTGCCCGGTGTATAGCTGAAGCCCTAGGAGTGGAATTACAAAATATACACCGACCAGCGGAAGCACAGGAGCACCAGACAGCTCATCTGAAGACTCTCCCATCAGTCATAAATAACCACAGCAGGAGCTTGAGGGTTGCGGTTTTCGTTGACAACGGATATGACAAGGATGACCTCGAAGCAGGAATCTCATCTCttcaagcagctggatgcTTCACGTACGTCATCAGCTCAACTCCAGCAAAGGTATTCCACGCCGGAGCAGATCCCATTCATTCGACAGGCCTAAGGCCAGACCATTCGTTTCTGACACGACAGTCTACCGAGTTTGACGGACTTTTCGTTCCTGGGGGCTTGCATATCTACGAGCTGGCCCGTAAGCCTTCTGTGCGGTCCTGGGTATCGGAGACGTTCTGGCATTTCAAACCAATCGGCATCACTGGAAATGCTGTGAAATTGGTCAGGGATGCTCTTTCCACAGTGCCCGACATTGAGCTGGCTACAGACGATACGACAACAGTCGACTGGTATGGGATTGTCTCTACCATTGAGAAGGTTCGGCCGTATTCGGTGCTGGATGTTGCAGCGTCTCATCCGAGGTCAGACTTTGTATGCCTGTTTCATAATCGAATCTGCGAGCGATCAATCCGGCAGCGTGAAAGGAAATTTGGGTATTTGCTTTAG